In Paraburkholderia terrae, a genomic segment contains:
- a CDS encoding alpha/beta hydrolase yields the protein MSMIKFCVRLALVAYVVALIALYLMQDRMLLPAPLDIPGTPTGHHGAYDVEPWHVDGLYAGYVATPAATAPRGTFVLFHGNAETAENKLPVAEVFVRDGFRVVMVEYPGQGNRQGKRTMLAALAASRDALVAARAQWSGPVYLVGESLGAGMAAQAVKGNEAAVAGVVLITPWDTLASVAGEKYWLFPVRWMLHDPFDSVAALERYSGPVVVIAAQQDSLIPIVHAQRLASAHSGAQLMVLPDAHHDDWFGAMHDTQWRQVLSWLHVD from the coding sequence ATGTCGATGATCAAGTTCTGCGTCCGCCTCGCGCTCGTCGCGTACGTGGTCGCGCTGATCGCGCTTTATCTGATGCAGGACCGCATGCTGCTGCCTGCGCCGCTCGATATCCCCGGCACGCCGACGGGGCATCACGGCGCCTATGACGTCGAGCCGTGGCATGTCGACGGACTCTACGCGGGCTATGTCGCAACGCCTGCCGCTACAGCGCCGCGCGGCACGTTCGTCCTCTTTCACGGCAACGCGGAAACAGCGGAGAACAAGCTGCCCGTTGCCGAAGTCTTCGTACGCGATGGCTTTCGCGTCGTGATGGTCGAATATCCGGGGCAAGGCAACCGTCAAGGCAAGCGCACGATGCTGGCGGCGTTGGCGGCATCGCGAGACGCGCTCGTCGCAGCGCGCGCGCAATGGAGCGGACCCGTTTATCTGGTGGGCGAGTCGCTCGGCGCGGGCATGGCGGCGCAAGCCGTCAAAGGCAACGAAGCCGCGGTTGCGGGCGTCGTGCTCATTACGCCATGGGACACGCTCGCGAGCGTCGCAGGGGAAAAGTACTGGCTATTTCCCGTGCGCTGGATGCTGCACGATCCATTCGATTCTGTGGCCGCACTCGAACGCTATAGTGGACCGGTTGTCGTGATCGCTGCGCAGCAAGACTCGCTGATTCCGATCGTTCATGCTCAACGGCTGGCGAGCGCGCATTCCGGCGCGCAGCTGATGGTGTTGCCGGACGCGCATCACGACGACTGGTTTGGCGCGATGCATGATACGCAATGGCGCCAGGTGCTGAGCTGGCTACACGTGGATTGA
- a CDS encoding MarR family winged helix-turn-helix transcriptional regulator — MLCGLLREPGAWQAYKPILNKLGITYTQYITLVALWETDNQTVGGLGERLFLESNTLTPILKKFKRMGYLERQRDPGDERQVRILLTKAGDTCAKKP, encoded by the coding sequence GTGCTTTGCGGCCTACTCCGCGAACCTGGCGCTTGGCAAGCATACAAGCCGATACTCAATAAGCTTGGGATTACTTACACGCAATACATCACACTCGTTGCGCTGTGGGAGACAGACAATCAGACCGTCGGAGGACTGGGCGAACGGCTTTTTCTTGAATCAAACACGCTTACGCCGATCTTGAAGAAGTTCAAGAGGATGGGCTACCTGGAAAGGCAGCGTGACCCTGGAGACGAGCGTCAGGTGCGAATCCTCCTGACAAAAGCGGGCGATACTTGTGCGAAAAAGCCCTGA
- a CDS encoding NAD(P)H-dependent oxidoreductase: MNVLLVYAHPEPRSLNGALKDFSVARLEESGHTVQVSDLYAMNWKAPLDASDSVSPPIGERFDPSLDSKHAFENGLQSEDIALEQQKLLWADTVILQFPLWWFSMPAILKGWVERVYAYGFAYGVGEHSDARWGDRYGEGTLAGKRAMLIVTTGGWESHYGPRGINGPIDDILFPIHHGILYYPGFDVLPPFVTYQTGKMDEARYKTTCDTLGQRLDNLWTVPPIPFHPQNAGAYEIPALTLRDDIAPGKAGFAAHLG, encoded by the coding sequence ATGAATGTACTACTCGTCTATGCTCACCCAGAACCGCGCTCGCTGAATGGCGCGCTGAAGGACTTTTCGGTCGCACGTCTGGAGGAAAGCGGACACACCGTGCAGGTGTCGGATCTGTACGCGATGAACTGGAAGGCACCGCTCGATGCAAGCGACAGCGTGAGCCCGCCCATCGGTGAACGCTTCGACCCAAGCCTCGATTCGAAACACGCGTTTGAAAACGGCTTGCAAAGCGAGGACATCGCACTGGAACAGCAGAAGCTGTTGTGGGCCGACACGGTGATCCTGCAATTTCCGCTGTGGTGGTTCTCGATGCCTGCGATCCTGAAAGGCTGGGTGGAGCGCGTGTATGCGTATGGCTTCGCGTATGGCGTCGGCGAGCATTCCGACGCGCGCTGGGGTGACCGCTATGGCGAAGGCACACTGGCAGGAAAGCGCGCCATGCTGATCGTGACGACGGGCGGTTGGGAATCGCACTATGGTCCGCGCGGCATCAACGGCCCCATCGACGATATCCTGTTCCCGATTCATCATGGGATTCTGTACTACCCGGGCTTCGACGTGCTGCCGCCGTTCGTGACCTACCAAACCGGCAAGATGGACGAAGCTCGATACAAAACCACTTGCGATACGCTCGGGCAACGTCTGGACAATCTATGGACGGTGCCGCCCATTCCATTTCATCCGCAGAATGCCGGGGCATACGAGATTCCCGCCCTCACGTTACGCGACGATATCGCGCCCGGCAAAGCAGGATTCGCCGCGCATCTCGGTTGA
- a CDS encoding ParA family protein yields the protein MRRVVFNQKGGVGKSTIVCNLAAISAREGLRTLVIDLDAQGNSSQYLLGPRASEVNPTVAGFFETALTFSFKPVDVTSFIHPTPFDNLDIMPAHADLDTLHGKLESRYKIYKLRDALNELDMYDAVYIDTPPALNFYTRSALIAVERCLIPFDCDDFSRRALYTLLDNVKEIQQDHNDALHVEGIVINQFQPRASLPQQLVDELVSEGLPVLDSRLSSSVKIKESHQHAKPVIHLDPRHKLSLEYLALHRELAG from the coding sequence ATGCGGCGCGTCGTATTCAATCAGAAGGGTGGTGTCGGTAAATCGACCATCGTATGCAACCTGGCGGCGATCAGCGCGCGTGAAGGGCTGCGTACGCTCGTGATCGATCTGGATGCGCAAGGCAATTCGAGCCAGTATCTGCTTGGCCCGCGGGCGAGCGAAGTCAATCCCACCGTGGCCGGTTTCTTCGAAACGGCGTTGACGTTCAGCTTCAAGCCCGTCGACGTGACGTCGTTCATTCATCCGACGCCATTCGACAATCTCGACATCATGCCCGCGCACGCGGATCTCGACACGCTGCACGGCAAGCTCGAGTCGCGCTACAAGATCTACAAGCTGCGCGATGCGCTCAACGAACTCGACATGTACGATGCCGTCTACATCGACACGCCGCCTGCGCTGAATTTCTACACGCGCTCCGCGTTGATCGCCGTCGAGCGTTGTCTGATTCCGTTCGACTGCGACGACTTCTCGCGCCGCGCGCTCTATACGCTGCTCGATAACGTGAAGGAAATCCAGCAGGATCACAACGACGCGCTGCACGTCGAAGGCATCGTGATCAACCAGTTCCAGCCTCGCGCGAGCCTGCCGCAGCAACTGGTCGACGAACTGGTGAGCGAGGGCTTGCCCGTGCTCGATTCGCGGCTGTCGTCGTCCGTCAAGATCAAGGAATCGCACCAGCACGCGAAGCCTGTGATTCACCTCGATCCGCGGCACAAGCTCTCGCTCGAGTATCTGGCGCTGCATCGCGAGCTGGCGGGTTAG
- a CDS encoding OsmC family protein — protein sequence MEKIEKVLAFGNTHATVNRNADRQGGKFGVYDLTLTAPGVEHLEFIATEPHPRAEQLFAGAWSACYTTVFGMAAQLKKVTLPPDYSVDIKVNIGQTGPAWFLGAQFTVRVPGLDQKVVESIAHLAHQICPYSKAVRGNIGVVTNVVTA from the coding sequence ATGGAAAAGATCGAGAAAGTCCTCGCTTTCGGTAACACTCACGCCACGGTCAATCGAAATGCTGATCGCCAGGGCGGCAAATTTGGCGTCTATGACCTCACATTGACAGCCCCCGGCGTTGAGCACCTCGAGTTCATCGCAACTGAGCCGCATCCGCGAGCCGAGCAGCTCTTTGCTGGTGCCTGGTCGGCCTGTTACACCACCGTATTCGGGATGGCCGCCCAGCTAAAGAAAGTAACGTTGCCGCCCGATTATTCGGTCGACATCAAGGTTAACATCGGGCAGACCGGTCCCGCGTGGTTCCTCGGCGCCCAGTTCACTGTCCGCGTGCCGGGCCTCGACCAGAAAGTCGTGGAGTCAATCGCTCACCTTGCCCATCAGATCTGCCCATACTCGAAGGCGGTGCGCGGCAACATCGGAGTCGTCACGAACGTCGTTACGGCGTAA
- a CDS encoding MarR family winged helix-turn-helix transcriptional regulator → MKALCHPPEVEARISEFLCFTIYSANLAFGKAYRPILDELGLTYTQYIAIITLWEESPQTVGGLGEKLFLEYNTLTPILKRLETMGYLERHRDDHDQRKVLVSITESGRRLREKGLGMSLAAATGLPPDEFAKVQKAIAMLRDNLALARRLSRLAPD, encoded by the coding sequence ATGAAAGCCTTATGCCATCCGCCCGAAGTCGAAGCGAGGATCTCTGAATTTTTGTGCTTTACCATCTATTCGGCGAACCTGGCGTTTGGCAAGGCGTATAGACCGATTCTCGATGAGTTAGGGCTTACCTATACGCAATACATAGCGATCATTACGCTCTGGGAGGAATCCCCCCAGACCGTCGGTGGTCTGGGAGAAAAACTCTTTCTGGAATACAACACACTCACCCCCATACTGAAAAGGCTTGAGACGATGGGTTATCTGGAACGCCACCGTGATGACCACGACCAGCGAAAGGTTCTGGTTAGCATTACAGAAAGTGGACGACGATTGCGGGAAAAAGGCCTTGGTATGAGTCTCGCCGCGGCGACGGGACTACCGCCCGACGAGTTCGCGAAAGTCCAGAAAGCCATCGCAATGCTGCGCGACAATCTCGCGCTCGCTCGCCGTCTCTCCCGACTAGCGCCTGATTGA
- a CDS encoding pyridoxal phosphate-dependent aminotransferase yields MTVSRLRNIPGIGVDRMGDAADATKNRNILRLENLDTDLRPPAEAIRRTHEAVDDDDANSYLPFTGQTALRQAVVARMKQSTGIDYDAGSECIISAGGLAGILNVLLSILEPGDEVVLTDPTYAGLINRVLLAGGVPKFARLLPSTDACADGWRLDLESLASAVGPRTRAFLIMSPSMPSGFVANETEWHAIADHCHRTDAWLVYDAAMERILFDGRSVIHPASLPEMRERTFTVGSVSKEYRMIGWRVGWIVGPERIMSDVRLTSLSNVVCQVGIGMPGATAALTCADDGVAQAVAVWQARRDFLLSALRDLPLVRPDGGWSLLIDTAQFGIAPSDASRLLLEKGEVAATPMNGWGPQAQRYLRFVFANESVERLTDIRERVRAAWSV; encoded by the coding sequence GTGACAGTCTCCCGTTTGCGCAATATCCCGGGCATCGGCGTCGACAGAATGGGTGACGCTGCCGACGCAACGAAGAATCGCAACATCTTACGGCTCGAGAACCTCGACACCGACCTGAGGCCGCCCGCCGAAGCAATCCGCCGCACGCATGAAGCCGTCGACGATGACGACGCGAACAGCTATCTGCCGTTCACCGGGCAGACAGCGTTGCGTCAGGCCGTCGTCGCGCGGATGAAGCAGTCGACAGGTATCGACTACGACGCCGGCAGCGAGTGCATCATTTCCGCGGGCGGGCTCGCGGGCATTCTCAACGTGCTGTTGTCAATCCTAGAACCGGGCGACGAAGTCGTGCTGACCGACCCCACGTACGCGGGCCTCATCAATCGCGTGCTGCTCGCGGGTGGCGTGCCGAAGTTCGCGCGGCTCCTGCCTTCCACCGATGCTTGCGCCGATGGCTGGCGGCTCGATCTCGAATCGTTGGCGAGCGCAGTCGGGCCGCGCACGCGCGCATTCCTCATCATGTCTCCGTCGATGCCGAGCGGCTTCGTCGCCAACGAAACCGAATGGCACGCAATCGCCGATCATTGCCACCGTACTGATGCGTGGCTCGTCTACGACGCCGCGATGGAGCGCATCCTGTTCGACGGGCGTAGCGTCATTCATCCCGCGTCGTTGCCGGAGATGCGCGAGCGCACCTTCACGGTCGGCTCCGTATCCAAGGAGTACCGGATGATCGGCTGGCGCGTGGGCTGGATCGTCGGTCCCGAACGCATCATGAGCGACGTGCGGCTGACGAGTCTGTCGAACGTCGTTTGCCAGGTCGGTATCGGCATGCCGGGTGCGACGGCGGCGCTGACGTGCGCAGACGATGGTGTCGCGCAAGCGGTCGCCGTATGGCAGGCGCGGCGCGATTTTCTGTTGAGCGCGTTGCGCGATCTGCCGTTGGTGCGTCCCGATGGCGGATGGTCGCTGCTCATCGACACGGCGCAGTTCGGCATCGCGCCGTCCGATGCGTCACGCCTGCTGCTCGAAAAAGGCGAAGTCGCCGCGACGCCGATGAACGGCTGGGGTCCGCAAGCGCAACGGTATCTGCGCTTCGTGTTCGCCAACGAATCCGTCGAGCGTCTCACGGATATCCGCGAGCGTGTGCGCGCGGCGTGGAGCGTCTGA
- a CDS encoding Ohr family peroxiredoxin, with the protein MTRMETVLLTGKTHTTVTGRDGRLSLKLSAPGNDAHPKHAFTAVQPHPTAEQLFAGAWSACFITALGLAAKEKKIALPFDLALDIEVDLGMTGADYFLQVRIDVSMPGVVREVAEAVVHAADEMCPYSKATRGNIDVAINLV; encoded by the coding sequence ATGACCAGGATGGAAACTGTTCTGCTCACCGGCAAGACCCACACGACGGTGACCGGCCGCGACGGCCGCCTCAGCCTCAAACTCTCCGCACCCGGCAACGATGCGCATCCGAAACACGCATTTACGGCCGTCCAGCCGCATCCGACCGCGGAGCAACTGTTCGCGGGCGCATGGTCGGCCTGTTTCATCACCGCGCTCGGACTCGCAGCCAAGGAGAAAAAGATCGCGCTGCCGTTCGATCTGGCGCTCGATATCGAAGTGGATCTGGGTATGACTGGTGCCGACTATTTCCTCCAGGTGCGCATCGACGTCAGCATGCCGGGTGTTGTGCGCGAGGTCGCCGAGGCTGTCGTTCACGCCGCAGATGAGATGTGCCCGTACTCGAAGGCGACGCGCGGCAACATCGACGTCGCGATCAATCTAGTGTGA
- a CDS encoding Ohr family peroxiredoxin, with amino-acid sequence MTRIETILLTGKTHTTVTGRDGRLSLELSAPGNDAHPKHAFTAVQPHPTAEQLFAGAWSACFITALGLAAKEKKIALPSDLALDIEVDLGMTGADYFLQVRVDVSMPGFVREVAEAVVHAADEMCPYSKATRGNIDVAINLV; translated from the coding sequence ATGACCAGGATCGAAACTATTTTACTCACAGGCAAGACCCACACGACAGTGACCGGTCGCGACGGCCGCCTCAGCCTCGAACTCTCCGCACCCGGCAACGATGCGCATCCGAAACACGCATTTACGGCCGTCCAGCCGCATCCGACCGCGGAGCAACTGTTCGCGGGCGCATGGTCGGCCTGTTTCATCACCGCGCTCGGACTTGCCGCCAAGGAGAAAAAGATTGCGCTGCCGTCCGATCTGGCGCTCGATATCGAAGTGGATCTGGGTATGACCGGTGCCGACTATTTCCTCCAGGTGCGCGTCGACGTCAGCATGCCGGGTTTTGTGCGCGAGGTCGCCGAGGCTGTCGTTCACGCCGCAGATGAGATGTGCCCGTACTCGAAGGCGACGCGCGGCAACATCGACGTCGCGATCAACCTAGTGTGA
- a CDS encoding purple acid phosphatase family protein has protein sequence MSKKNSPDTTPDEPDNTQAATQSAIFSRRGFLKLAGASGFASAANTFAGAAKADPSTPDGTPEQVHLTWGEDPTNEVVVSWASMAAAANPHVRFGAAGDRKETVHAVQRTYTDGLNGEVVFTYHARLHGLNAGTTYQYEVTADNDSNAGTPFSASFKTAPHGRAPFRFTSYGDLATPNTNWVLSSPQSRFAVQAVERFQPLFHLLNGDLCYANLNPTHQPDVWRDFGNNNQSSSANRPWMPCPGNHEIEFNNGAQGFDSYLTRYTLPHNGTRFPGRWYSFRVSSVLFISLDADDVVYQDAAAFVAGPSALVPTASTGHPPIKPGTSFYVRGYSNGEQTRWLERTLREASHDEGIDWIVVQMHQDALSSSKTGNGSDKGIREAWLPLFDQYRVDLVLCGHDHDYERSHPVRGCNHYAGRDATTGDRVDTLQPRPVPTSHRANDPVDTSRGTVHLILGGGGTSAPLDVYGTDAGTGLPQAMVFTRPNHPVAGAAAGVFVRPAADAVEDAIWSAQRDTGTGYGIAVFDVDPGERHGSTSITMNYYHAPGADQNATANYELFETIVFEKPRRR, from the coding sequence ATGTCGAAAAAGAACTCCCCCGATACAACGCCGGACGAACCGGACAACACGCAGGCCGCCACGCAGTCCGCCATTTTCTCGCGCCGTGGCTTTCTGAAGCTCGCGGGCGCATCGGGATTCGCCAGCGCCGCGAACACGTTCGCGGGCGCCGCCAAAGCCGATCCGTCGACACCCGATGGCACGCCCGAGCAGGTCCATCTCACATGGGGCGAAGATCCCACGAACGAAGTCGTGGTGTCATGGGCGTCGATGGCGGCCGCTGCGAATCCGCACGTGCGCTTCGGCGCAGCCGGCGACAGGAAGGAAACCGTTCACGCCGTTCAACGCACCTACACGGACGGCCTGAATGGCGAAGTCGTGTTCACGTATCACGCGCGTCTGCACGGCCTGAATGCGGGGACCACGTATCAATACGAAGTCACCGCCGATAACGACAGCAACGCGGGCACGCCCTTCTCGGCGTCGTTCAAGACCGCGCCGCACGGCCGCGCGCCGTTCCGCTTCACGAGCTATGGCGATCTCGCGACACCCAACACCAACTGGGTGCTGTCGTCGCCGCAAAGCCGCTTCGCGGTGCAGGCCGTCGAACGTTTCCAGCCGCTCTTTCACCTGCTCAACGGCGACCTGTGCTACGCGAACCTGAACCCGACGCATCAGCCCGACGTTTGGCGCGACTTCGGCAACAACAATCAGTCGTCGTCGGCGAATCGTCCGTGGATGCCGTGCCCCGGCAATCACGAAATCGAATTCAACAACGGTGCGCAAGGCTTTGATTCGTATCTCACGCGCTATACGCTGCCGCACAACGGCACGCGCTTTCCGGGGCGCTGGTATAGCTTTCGCGTGAGTTCCGTTCTGTTCATCTCGCTGGACGCGGACGACGTCGTGTACCAGGACGCAGCTGCATTCGTCGCAGGACCGTCGGCGCTGGTGCCCACGGCGAGCACCGGTCATCCGCCGATCAAGCCAGGAACGTCGTTCTATGTGCGGGGCTACAGCAATGGCGAACAGACGCGCTGGCTCGAACGCACACTACGCGAGGCCTCGCACGATGAAGGGATCGATTGGATCGTCGTGCAGATGCATCAGGACGCGCTCAGTTCATCGAAGACGGGCAATGGCTCGGACAAGGGCATCCGTGAGGCGTGGCTGCCGCTGTTCGACCAATACCGCGTTGATCTCGTGCTGTGCGGCCACGACCACGACTATGAGCGCAGCCATCCGGTGCGCGGCTGCAATCATTACGCAGGCCGCGACGCAACCACCGGTGATCGCGTCGACACCCTGCAACCGCGCCCCGTCCCGACGTCGCACCGCGCGAATGACCCCGTCGACACTTCGCGCGGCACCGTGCATCTGATTCTTGGCGGTGGCGGCACCAGTGCGCCGCTCGACGTCTACGGCACCGACGCGGGAACGGGCCTGCCACAGGCGATGGTCTTCACCAGGCCAAACCACCCTGTCGCGGGCGCAGCGGCGGGCGTGTTCGTCCGGCCCGCCGCCGATGCGGTGGAAGACGCAATCTGGTCCGCACAGAGAGACACCGGCACCGGCTACGGTATCGCCGTGTTTGATGTCGATCCCGGTGAACGCCATGGCAGCACGTCGATCACGATGAACTACTACCACGCGCCGGGCGCGGATCAGAATGCGACCGCCAACTACGAGTTGTTCGAGACCATCGTGTTTGAGAAACCGCGCCGACGCTGA
- a CDS encoding LysR family transcriptional regulator, which yields MNNLRRLDLNLLVTLDALLSEHNVTRAAERLNFSQPSVSVHLAKLREIFGDPLLLPGPRGMRPTARADELREPLREALDALEHVMSPAKAFDPATATQTWRVAATDYSESTVLLPALKALRSAAPGTRLSVVEMVPPRIAKQAERGEIDLAFHTSDESPLGMHRRVLFTERYVLAGRAGHPRLKRRPKPAQFCELEHVIVSPDGGGFRGVTDEALGQLGLTRRVVLSVPHFLFVLSVLASTDLVAMVPERLVRNMSALQIVKPPVDVPGYEMGMLWHERCHRDPAHRWLREQIANAA from the coding sequence ATGAATAATCTCAGACGGTTGGACCTGAACCTGCTGGTGACGCTCGATGCGCTCCTCTCCGAACATAATGTGACGCGCGCGGCAGAGCGACTGAACTTCTCTCAACCCTCGGTGAGCGTGCATCTGGCGAAGCTGCGCGAGATCTTTGGCGATCCGCTATTGCTGCCCGGTCCGCGAGGCATGCGGCCCACCGCGCGAGCGGACGAGCTGCGAGAGCCGTTGCGCGAAGCGCTCGATGCGCTGGAGCACGTCATGTCGCCTGCGAAGGCATTCGATCCCGCCACGGCGACGCAAACATGGCGAGTGGCGGCGACGGACTACAGCGAATCGACGGTGCTGCTGCCCGCGTTAAAGGCATTGCGCTCGGCGGCGCCGGGCACGCGGCTTTCCGTTGTCGAGATGGTGCCGCCGCGCATCGCAAAGCAGGCGGAACGAGGGGAAATCGACCTAGCTTTTCATACCAGTGACGAGTCGCCTTTGGGCATGCATCGCCGCGTGCTGTTCACGGAGCGTTATGTGCTGGCGGGCCGCGCGGGTCATCCGCGACTGAAACGTCGGCCGAAGCCGGCGCAATTCTGCGAACTGGAGCATGTGATCGTTTCGCCGGATGGCGGCGGGTTTCGCGGTGTCACGGATGAAGCACTCGGGCAACTGGGGCTCACGCGTCGTGTTGTGCTTTCCGTTCCGCACTTTCTGTTCGTGCTGTCCGTGCTGGCGAGTACGGATCTCGTCGCGATGGTGCCCGAGCGACTGGTTCGGAACATGAGTGCATTGCAGATCGTCAAGCCGCCTGTTGATGTGCCGGGCTATGAAATGGGGATGCTATGGCATGAGCGATGTCATCGCGACCCGGCGCATCGCTGGCTGCGCGAGCAGATTGCGAACGCTGCGTGA
- a CDS encoding DUF3331 domain-containing protein: MTMHIETSVFPGGRMPGTGDLLWHRAATIDPWTHIVGSLHICAISKIDPMQTPAKDCPPEGCKSMTSAMANSSSINRIEWQTTCTILVSWSDSRLGRYVEQTWRAGFARTTGVCGLTGKFVRRGDPVFRPLRRGSAAPRNAFDMILANTVPKAKEIAFD; the protein is encoded by the coding sequence ATGACGATGCATATTGAAACCTCCGTTTTTCCCGGCGGACGGATGCCAGGCACTGGAGATCTGCTGTGGCACCGCGCGGCGACGATCGACCCGTGGACTCACATCGTCGGAAGCTTGCACATTTGTGCAATATCTAAAATTGATCCCATGCAGACACCCGCCAAAGACTGCCCGCCCGAAGGTTGTAAATCGATGACGTCTGCGATGGCCAACTCTTCATCGATTAACCGCATCGAATGGCAAACGACCTGCACGATTCTGGTTTCATGGAGCGATTCCAGACTCGGCCGGTATGTAGAGCAGACGTGGCGCGCCGGGTTTGCCCGCACCACGGGTGTTTGTGGACTGACGGGCAAGTTCGTGCGGCGCGGTGACCCTGTATTCCGGCCGCTCCGGCGCGGCAGCGCCGCACCGAGGAACGCCTTCGACATGATTCTCGCTAACACCGTACCGAAAGCGAAAGAGATCGCGTTCGATTGA
- a CDS encoding VOC family protein, translating to MFSHVVVGTNDLEKAKRFYDAVLGALGYGDGINDDNEKRRRYVYRADTAFFIITQPLDGRPATHSNGGTIGFTCKSAAEVDLWHAVGVAHGGRSVENPPGVRDAEGGSLYLAYLRDPDDNKLSALYRELC from the coding sequence ATGTTCAGTCATGTAGTGGTCGGCACCAACGACCTGGAAAAAGCAAAGCGGTTCTATGATGCCGTGCTCGGCGCGCTTGGCTATGGCGATGGAATCAATGACGACAATGAGAAACGGCGTCGCTATGTCTATCGTGCGGACACTGCGTTTTTTATCATCACCCAGCCCCTGGATGGTCGGCCTGCTACCCATTCCAACGGCGGCACGATCGGCTTTACGTGTAAGTCGGCGGCCGAGGTCGATCTCTGGCATGCCGTTGGGGTCGCCCATGGCGGCAGGTCGGTCGAGAACCCACCGGGAGTGCGCGATGCCGAGGGCGGTAGTTTGTATCTCGCCTATCTTCGCGATCCGGACGACAACAAACTGAGCGCGCTTTATCGCGAGCTTTGCTGA
- a CDS encoding OmpW/AlkL family protein translates to MRPYRAITLAAALLTGSAAHAQSAGSFVANVGWFHLAPQSSSQPFSINALGSTTTASGSGASVDGADTVGFTATYFITDHIAAEGVFGVPPKFTLSGTGTLAGLGELGKAYEWSPTLLLKYYFNDAQSHFRPYLGAGVAYVWYSGVKLSSAMSSGAFLYSSTYGTALEGQTSAKLSSSFAPVINAGFTYNFDKHWSAGVSLSYMWLSTRATLTTHSSVGTVTSTSKLHVDPIVSFVSVGYRF, encoded by the coding sequence ATGAGGCCATACCGGGCTATCACCCTTGCGGCCGCGTTGCTGACGGGCTCGGCCGCGCATGCGCAGAGCGCGGGCAGTTTCGTGGCGAATGTCGGCTGGTTCCACCTCGCGCCGCAGTCGTCGAGTCAACCGTTCAGCATCAATGCGCTTGGCTCGACGACGACCGCGAGCGGGTCGGGCGCCAGTGTCGACGGCGCCGATACCGTGGGGTTCACGGCGACGTATTTCATCACCGATCACATCGCGGCAGAAGGTGTGTTCGGCGTGCCGCCGAAATTCACGCTGTCGGGCACGGGCACGCTCGCGGGACTCGGCGAACTGGGCAAGGCGTATGAGTGGAGCCCGACGCTGTTGCTGAAGTATTACTTCAACGACGCGCAAAGCCATTTCCGTCCGTACCTCGGTGCAGGCGTGGCCTATGTCTGGTATAGCGGCGTGAAGCTCAGTTCGGCGATGTCGAGCGGCGCGTTTCTTTATTCTTCGACTTATGGCACCGCGCTTGAAGGGCAGACATCGGCGAAGTTGAGCAGTTCGTTTGCGCCCGTCATCAACGCGGGCTTCACGTACAACTTCGACAAGCACTGGTCGGCGGGCGTGTCGCTGTCGTATATGTGGCTATCGACCCGCGCCACGCTGACGACGCATTCGAGCGTCGGCACGGTGACGAGCACGTCGAAACTCCACGTGGATCCTATCGTTTCATTTGTGTCGGTCGGGTATCGCTTCTGA
- a CDS encoding OsmC family protein yields the protein MTTIDKVLFSGNSHATVNHDPNIQRGEHGVLNLDLSADGDEGHQFIGTELHPRAEQLFSGAWSACYISAFEIAASMKKVNLPSDYSVDIQVCIGSIGNGFCLGAQFTVRAPGLASETVESIALLAHQICPYSKAVHGNIEVGLNVVTA from the coding sequence ATGACCACGATCGATAAAGTCCTCTTCTCGGGCAATAGCCACGCTACCGTCAATCACGACCCCAATATCCAACGCGGTGAGCATGGCGTCCTCAACCTCGACTTGTCTGCTGATGGCGATGAAGGCCACCAGTTCATCGGCACGGAGTTGCACCCGCGGGCCGAACAACTGTTTTCGGGTGCGTGGTCGGCCTGTTACATCAGCGCGTTCGAGATTGCCGCATCGATGAAGAAGGTCAACCTGCCTTCGGACTATTCCGTCGACATCCAGGTCTGCATTGGCTCGATCGGTAACGGGTTTTGCCTCGGCGCGCAATTCACCGTCCGCGCACCAGGTCTGGCATCGGAAACCGTCGAATCCATCGCACTTCTCGCTCATCAGATCTGCCCTTACTCGAAGGCTGTTCACGGCAACATCGAGGTCGGCCTCAACGTGGTCACGGCGTGA